A window from Chitinispirillales bacterium ANBcel5 encodes these proteins:
- a CDS encoding protein-S-isoprenylcysteine O-methyltransferase encodes MVTDRNDFYLYFIYVGGLVAGSLIRVLSSRKYGNFKAETNRASAADTFFLSLLFVAMGVVPFAYFLFPLFDPLNYTLPLWAGIPGTLILISSLLLLWRSHKDLSSNWTISVSLRSEHTLITKGVYSKIRHPIYASHWLWAIAQPLLLHNWIAGFAMIVVMFPFYFYRVPREEQMMIERFGDRYREYIKRTGGVWPSTQQSRP; translated from the coding sequence ATGGTAACCGATCGTAACGATTTCTATCTGTATTTTATTTATGTAGGCGGACTTGTCGCAGGTTCATTAATCCGGGTGCTGTCTTCACGTAAATACGGAAATTTTAAGGCCGAGACGAATAGAGCCTCAGCTGCAGACACCTTTTTCCTCTCGCTTTTATTTGTTGCAATGGGAGTTGTACCCTTTGCCTATTTCCTGTTTCCCCTCTTTGATCCATTGAACTATACGCTTCCTTTGTGGGCTGGCATACCCGGAACGCTGATTTTGATCAGTTCGCTTCTTCTTTTATGGCGCTCACATAAGGATCTGAGCTCTAACTGGACCATCTCTGTTTCTCTTCGCTCAGAGCACACTCTTATTACAAAGGGGGTATATTCAAAAATCCGTCATCCCATTTATGCTTCACACTGGCTTTGGGCAATTGCACAGCCGCTTTTGCTTCACAACTGGATTGCAGGGTTTGCAATGATAGTTGTGATGTTTCCCTTTTACTTTTACAGGGTTCCACGGGAGGAGCAGATGATGATTGAGCGGTTTGGTGACAGGTACCGGGAGTATATTAAACGAACCGGAGGTGTGTGGCCTTCTACGCAGCAGTCCAGGCCTTGA
- the crtI gene encoding phytoene desaturase family protein gives MSTSPQAIVIGAGLGGLSTALSLAAKGWKVEIYEKNSFAGGKLSMRQSNGFHFDLGPSLLTMPHVFKRLFSECSRNIADYLEFIPVTPHWRLFFEDKNSFDLTSDMAELSRQLSRFSPTLPSQFFSFLSHAEKQRELIESSYFYSGAEKLGDILAQKKPTDIISIDFVRSMKQRIERYISEPHLLNTLAYFCKYVGSSALNSPGFLTMIASIQFTYGVYHVKGGMYKIVEALKKVAQELGVTIHYNAPVTGLWLDRSKSVSKGVILNDGEKKGSDIVLTNMDTLSFYTMLKSNQGLKIGPVIKKMEKRFEPSCSGIVLHLGTSKRYPQLAHHNIFHSNDPDKQYRLIFDKHLLPDDPTLYVVAPLRSDPSLAANENDIIKVLPQIPYINDKNTYTKDDMVTLRTTVLEKLERMGLDKLRDHITEEIVLSPWDIEERYGSYRGSIYGVVCDRWKNLAFKPSRKSHIIDGLYFTGGSVNPGSGMPMVILGAMETAKLAGKEYGNRS, from the coding sequence ATGAGCACTTCACCACAAGCTATTGTCATAGGAGCAGGGCTGGGTGGCCTAAGTACCGCACTGTCTCTTGCGGCAAAGGGATGGAAAGTAGAGATCTATGAAAAGAACTCTTTTGCCGGCGGAAAACTCAGCATGCGCCAAAGCAATGGGTTCCATTTTGACCTGGGTCCTTCCCTGCTTACCATGCCCCATGTTTTTAAACGACTCTTTTCCGAATGCTCCAGAAATATCGCTGATTACCTTGAGTTTATACCGGTAACGCCTCACTGGCGATTGTTTTTTGAAGACAAAAACTCTTTTGACCTAACATCGGATATGGCAGAGTTAAGCAGGCAGCTCTCCCGTTTTTCCCCCACCTTGCCTTCGCAATTCTTTTCGTTTCTCTCTCATGCTGAAAAACAACGCGAACTGATTGAAAGCAGCTACTTTTATTCAGGGGCAGAGAAGTTAGGGGACATTCTGGCACAGAAAAAACCTACCGATATCATCTCCATCGATTTTGTCCGCTCCATGAAACAGAGGATAGAACGGTATATCAGCGAACCGCACCTTCTGAACACTTTGGCCTACTTTTGTAAATACGTTGGATCATCGGCTCTCAATTCGCCTGGCTTTCTCACCATGATTGCTTCTATTCAGTTTACCTACGGAGTGTATCATGTGAAGGGTGGAATGTATAAGATAGTTGAAGCGCTCAAAAAAGTTGCCCAGGAACTGGGGGTTACGATTCACTACAACGCCCCGGTGACAGGGCTTTGGCTAGACCGAAGCAAATCTGTTTCAAAGGGGGTGATTCTTAATGATGGAGAAAAGAAAGGGTCGGATATCGTACTGACCAATATGGATACACTCTCTTTCTATACTATGCTTAAATCCAACCAGGGATTGAAAATAGGACCTGTAATCAAAAAAATGGAAAAACGGTTTGAGCCATCCTGCTCCGGAATAGTGCTTCATCTGGGAACAAGTAAACGATACCCTCAACTGGCACATCACAATATCTTTCATTCAAATGATCCGGATAAACAGTACCGGTTAATTTTTGACAAACACCTTCTCCCCGATGACCCCACACTTTATGTGGTGGCTCCTCTTAGAAGCGATCCATCACTTGCCGCTAACGAAAATGATATCATAAAGGTACTTCCGCAAATACCCTATATAAATGATAAAAATACCTATACGAAAGATGATATGGTAACGCTGCGTACCACGGTGTTGGAAAAACTGGAGAGAATGGGTCTGGATAAGCTTCGGGACCATATAACCGAGGAGATAGTATTGAGCCCCTGGGATATAGAAGAGCGTTACGGCTCCTACAGAGGGTCGATCTACGGAGTTGTGTGTGACCGGTGGAAAAATCTGGCATTTAAGCCTTCACGCAAAAGTCATATCATCGACGGGCTCTATTTTACCGGTGGTTCCGTTAATCCCGGAAGTGGAATGCCGATGGTGATACTGGGTGCTATGGAAACCGCAAAGCTGGCAGGTAAAGAGTATGGTAACCGATCGTAA
- a CDS encoding histidine kinase dimerization/phosphoacceptor domain -containing protein, with protein sequence MENQDLATHVHDPARLAALKAVALLDSPTEEAFDRLSRLATRFVHAPVSLVTLIDANRQYFKSCIGLPEPWQSSRETPLSHSFCQHNRIVGRPLVIEDARKHPIFKENPAIWDLRVIAYLGIPLVTSDGYVLGSFCVIDSKPRKWSDEDISIMQDLTAAVMTEIHLRTEIAARNKAEGERKECADTNNRLHSEIDARVSAEEKLKSTLIEKETLIQEIYHRTKNNMQVIANILELQAEFAGNAQVNRTIQESVSRINTMALAHEKLYTSKDLSRINLNEYIRNLVKQMLVTHKKSSEHIIVTFDIEEICALIDVAIPCGLIINELLSNTLNHAFPYELKGKIAIGVKRLDNKLWLTYFDNGVGLPKGTDILQQSRLGVKLIYQIVEHQLHGSIETETDHGLRWYIQFSPDVYQERV encoded by the coding sequence ATGGAAAACCAAGATCTTGCCACACATGTTCATGACCCTGCCCGCTTAGCGGCTCTCAAAGCGGTGGCTCTTTTAGATTCACCAACCGAAGAGGCTTTTGACCGCTTATCAAGGCTTGCTACCAGATTTGTCCATGCACCGGTATCTCTGGTTACACTGATTGATGCAAACAGGCAGTATTTTAAGAGTTGTATCGGGTTGCCTGAACCCTGGCAATCCAGTCGCGAAACTCCCCTTAGCCACTCTTTTTGTCAGCACAACCGAATTGTTGGGCGGCCTCTGGTTATAGAGGATGCCAGAAAGCATCCCATATTTAAGGAAAATCCGGCAATATGGGATTTGCGCGTGATTGCCTATTTAGGCATACCCCTGGTTACATCTGATGGTTATGTCCTGGGATCCTTTTGTGTTATAGATTCAAAGCCACGTAAATGGAGTGATGAAGACATAAGTATCATGCAGGATCTAACGGCTGCGGTGATGACCGAAATTCACCTGCGCACAGAAATTGCCGCCAGAAATAAAGCAGAAGGGGAGCGCAAAGAGTGTGCGGATACCAATAATCGCCTTCACAGCGAAATTGATGCCCGAGTGAGTGCTGAAGAAAAACTGAAGTCAACCCTTATAGAAAAAGAGACACTGATTCAGGAGATCTATCACCGAACAAAAAATAATATGCAGGTTATTGCTAATATCCTTGAGCTTCAGGCAGAGTTTGCAGGTAACGCTCAGGTGAACCGGACTATTCAGGAGAGTGTTTCACGAATAAACACTATGGCACTGGCACACGAAAAACTTTATACAAGTAAAGATCTTTCCAGGATTAATCTTAATGAGTATATAAGGAATTTGGTAAAGCAGATGTTGGTTACGCATAAAAAGTCTTCTGAGCATATAATAGTTACGTTTGATATAGAGGAGATCTGTGCACTTATAGATGTTGCTATTCCCTGTGGACTCATTATTAATGAACTGCTCTCAAACACTCTAAACCATGCTTTCCCTTATGAACTGAAAGGTAAGATTGCAATTGGAGTGAAAAGGCTGGATAATAAACTTTGGTTGACCTATTTTGATAACGGGGTTGGATTACCGAAAGGGACCGATATACTCCAACAGTCCAGACTCGGTGTAAAACTGATCTACCAGATTGTAGAACATCAGTTGCACGGGTCAATCGAAACAGAAACTGACCATGGCCTCAGATGGTATATACAATTTAGTCCAGATGTGTACCAGGAGAGGGTGTAG
- a CDS encoding BspA family leucine-rich repeat surface protein, with protein sequence MFFRATSFDQDIGSWNISNVTTMKDMFRGATLSDTNYDALLKGWAALAEQQGVQENVVFDGGDSKYSPAAADAREILINDFHWTITDGGETE encoded by the coding sequence GTGTTTTTTCGTGCCACCTCTTTTGACCAGGATATAGGTTCATGGAATATATCCAATGTGACCACAATGAAAGATATGTTTCGTGGAGCAACCCTTTCTGATACGAACTACGACGCTCTGCTTAAGGGGTGGGCTGCTTTGGCTGAACAGCAGGGTGTTCAGGAAAATGTTGTATTCGATGGTGGAGACAGCAAATACTCTCCCGCTGCAGCAGACGCACGGGAAATCCTCATCAACGATTTCCATTGGACAATTACAGATGGCGGTGAAACAGAGTGA